The following coding sequences lie in one Spirochaetota bacterium genomic window:
- the trpS gene encoding tryptophan--tRNA ligase, which yields MARVLSGIQPSGTLHIGNYFAMMKRMIEFQAEHELFCFIVNYHALTTTNDAAALRKNTIDAALDFLTLGLDPARSHFWVQSDIPEVTELTWILSCHTSMGLLERSHSYKDKLARGLTPIAGLFTYPVLMAADILLFQAQVVPVGKDQKQHVEITRDIAIRFNNTFGDTFTVPEPLIEEDIAVIPGTDGQKMSKSYGNTINIFEDEKSLKKKVMSIVTDSTPVEAPKNPDTCNVFALYRLFADRERTEAMRARYLQGGTGYGEVKKELLGLIWEYFAPYRAERARLAKDPGEVLAILAKGAEKTRAVAVPTIEDVRRRVGIAYNAG from the coding sequence ATGGCACGGGTACTTTCGGGAATACAGCCCTCGGGCACGCTTCACATAGGCAACTACTTCGCCATGATGAAGCGCATGATCGAGTTCCAGGCGGAGCACGAGCTTTTCTGCTTTATCGTAAATTACCACGCCCTCACGACCACGAACGACGCCGCCGCGCTCAGGAAGAATACCATCGACGCGGCGCTCGATTTCCTCACGTTGGGACTGGACCCCGCGCGCTCCCATTTCTGGGTGCAGTCGGACATCCCCGAGGTGACCGAGCTCACGTGGATACTCTCGTGCCATACCTCGATGGGGCTCCTCGAGCGCAGCCACAGCTACAAGGACAAGCTCGCGCGCGGCCTGACGCCGATCGCGGGGCTCTTCACCTACCCGGTGCTCATGGCCGCCGATATATTGCTTTTCCAGGCGCAGGTGGTCCCTGTGGGGAAGGACCAGAAACAGCACGTCGAGATCACGCGCGACATCGCGATCCGGTTCAATAACACGTTCGGCGACACCTTCACGGTGCCCGAGCCCCTCATAGAAGAGGATATCGCCGTCATCCCGGGTACCGACGGGCAGAAGATGTCCAAGAGCTACGGGAATACCATCAATATCTTCGAGGACGAAAAGTCGCTTAAGAAGAAGGTGATGAGCATCGTGACCGATTCGACCCCGGTCGAGGCGCCCAAGAACCCCGATACCTGCAACGTGTTCGCGCTCTACAGGCTCTTTGCGGACAGGGAACGCACCGAGGCGATGCGCGCCCGATACCTCCAGGGCGGAACGGGATACGGCGAGGTGAAGAAGGAGCTCCTGGGGCTCATATGGGAATACTTCGCGCCCTATCGCGCCGAGCGCGCGCGCCTCGCCAAGGATCCGGGTGAGGTTCTCGCGATACTTGCGAAGGGCGCGGAAAAAACGAGGGCAGTCGCCGTTCCCACGATCGAGGACGTCAGGCGAAGGGTAGGGATTGCGTATAACGCAGGCTGA
- a CDS encoding PAS domain-containing protein — protein MRPRGVWCELPMRNKLFPNNFTALINRMDEGVLVLDEERTVILANRAAGKILGSKALHAARACIDTLLAETNRPFCAFLEEVAGSGADYTNHEITYRRRNREARLLVSAFTRTETAPARGRRVYVLLRDITRLWRLHTKEKQLMAQVRKNYTIQMENLRQIAESVAHEVRNPIVSIGGYANLLLRKIEADSTPTEEHRKYLTYIKEDAERLLALVGKVERYTDTREMHFRKENVLRVLRESISFAKRLGARTGVRVEAPTVEPGEYLIYVDMTLLKTAFKSLVRQAVVLSNGDDTVSIHLHVNTLEIIFSIDIATKLIKENIPFLFNPFYSASGQRLNFDLANAQRVIMLHGGMIRADWGGEGRLTLRLSMPREKRLLRP, from the coding sequence ATGCGGCCGCGCGGCGTATGGTGTGAGCTACCTATGCGGAACAAACTGTTTCCGAACAATTTCACCGCCCTCATCAACCGTATGGACGAGGGGGTCCTCGTACTGGACGAGGAGCGCACCGTGATATTGGCGAACAGGGCGGCCGGGAAAATCCTGGGCAGCAAGGCCCTTCACGCCGCACGCGCCTGTATCGACACCCTGCTGGCCGAAACCAACCGCCCCTTCTGCGCGTTTCTCGAGGAGGTGGCCGGGAGCGGCGCCGATTATACCAACCACGAGATAACCTACCGCCGCAGGAACCGCGAGGCGCGCCTTCTCGTATCCGCGTTCACGCGCACCGAAACCGCTCCCGCGCGCGGCAGGCGCGTCTATGTGCTGCTCCGGGACATTACCCGTCTGTGGCGCCTGCACACCAAGGAAAAGCAGCTCATGGCGCAGGTGAGGAAAAATTATACCATCCAGATGGAAAATCTGCGCCAGATTGCCGAGAGCGTCGCGCACGAGGTAAGGAACCCCATCGTTTCCATTGGAGGGTACGCAAACCTGCTGCTCAGGAAGATAGAGGCCGACAGCACACCGACGGAGGAGCACAGGAAATATCTCACCTACATTAAAGAGGACGCGGAAAGGCTGCTCGCGCTCGTGGGCAAGGTGGAACGATATACCGATACCAGGGAGATGCACTTCCGGAAGGAAAACGTGCTGCGGGTGCTCAGGGAATCCATCTCATTCGCGAAGCGGCTTGGCGCCCGCACCGGGGTGCGCGTCGAGGCGCCCACGGTCGAACCGGGCGAGTACCTCATTTACGTCGACATGACCCTGCTCAAGACCGCGTTTAAAAGCCTGGTCAGGCAGGCCGTCGTTCTTTCGAACGGCGATGATACGGTGTCGATCCACCTGCACGTAAACACGCTCGAGATCATTTTTTCGATAGACATAGCGACGAAGCTTATAAAAGAGAACATCCCGTTTCTTTTCAACCCGTTCTACTCGGCCTCCGGGCAGCGTCTGAACTTCGACCTGGCGAACGCCCAGCGCGTCATCATGCTTCACGGGGGGATGATCCGCGCGGACTGGGGCGGGGAGGGCCGCCTCACCCTGAGGCTTTCCATGCCCAGGGAGAAGCGCCTCCTGCGTCCCTGA
- a CDS encoding fatty acid oxidation complex subunit alpha FadJ yields MKHISFEVTPDQVAVITINCQGTKVNKVSSELLTEIDSMLTEIESNKALRGVVVMSGKSDNFVVGADIDEVKAASTKEAAEDYLSRGHAVLNRLAALRIPKVAAIHGNCLGGGLELALIADYRIASDSTQTQMGLPEVQIGLLPAAGGTHRLPRLIGLRAAMPLMLTGKSIRVKKAKQLGLVDKVVIPYGMREVAITIALDLAKKKFKRKRKRSFVDAFLESSFGRGVVFTQATKMVMKQTHGLYPAPLSIIESVRRGYKVGVVKGMTEDVKRFGALAVSPQAKALMTLFFNMTDMKKNPSSEKPRPVGKLAVMGAGLMGQGIAAVSLGLSDTVLLKDVSVDAAAAGMKQIHRGIQKRVKSGALRRFDGEALYGKVVPCDDYSMFKNTGMVIEAVFEDLGLKQRVLADVEAATGDSCIFASNTSALPIGAIAEKAARPQNVIGMHYFSPVPQMPLLEIITTPKTAEWVVSTARDYGTKQGKTCIVVKDGPGFYTTRILAPLLNEAVVLVEEGADIHDIDRAMHLFGYPVGPITLIDEVGIDVGAHVSKGLGEAFASRGMKSSSALPALLEKGYKGKKNKKGFYRYDVPKKKGVRASDPDIYRLVGNAPRKKFDFAEIQQRVSLMMVNEAALCLQEGIIAGPRDGDVGAILGLGFPPFRGGPFRHVDSAGAGEIVRIMNGYQERLGARFAPAKILEDMAGQNKKFYP; encoded by the coding sequence ATGAAACACATATCATTCGAGGTTACGCCGGACCAGGTGGCGGTCATTACCATAAACTGCCAGGGGACGAAGGTAAACAAGGTGTCGAGCGAGCTCCTGACGGAGATAGACTCGATGCTGACGGAGATAGAATCGAACAAGGCGCTCAGGGGCGTCGTCGTCATGAGCGGCAAGAGCGATAACTTCGTGGTGGGCGCGGATATAGACGAGGTGAAGGCCGCATCGACGAAGGAGGCCGCGGAGGATTACCTTTCCAGGGGGCACGCGGTCCTGAACAGGCTTGCCGCCCTTCGCATCCCCAAGGTGGCGGCTATTCACGGAAACTGCCTGGGCGGGGGGCTCGAGCTCGCGCTCATTGCGGATTACCGCATCGCTTCGGATTCTACGCAGACGCAGATGGGACTGCCGGAGGTGCAGATAGGGCTTCTGCCCGCGGCGGGTGGTACGCACCGGCTGCCGCGGCTTATCGGGCTTCGCGCCGCGATGCCGCTCATGCTCACGGGAAAGAGCATAAGGGTGAAAAAGGCGAAGCAGTTGGGGCTGGTCGACAAGGTGGTCATCCCGTACGGAATGCGCGAGGTCGCGATCACGATTGCGCTCGATCTTGCGAAGAAAAAATTCAAACGGAAGAGAAAGCGCTCGTTCGTGGACGCGTTCCTCGAGTCTTCATTCGGGAGGGGCGTTGTCTTCACGCAGGCGACGAAGATGGTCATGAAGCAGACGCACGGCCTCTACCCGGCGCCGCTGTCGATAATCGAGTCGGTGCGCCGCGGCTACAAGGTGGGCGTTGTCAAGGGCATGACCGAGGACGTAAAGCGATTCGGTGCGCTCGCGGTGAGCCCGCAGGCGAAGGCGCTCATGACGCTCTTTTTCAATATGACCGATATGAAAAAGAATCCCTCCAGTGAAAAACCCCGGCCCGTCGGCAAGCTCGCGGTCATGGGCGCGGGACTCATGGGACAAGGTATCGCCGCGGTCTCGCTCGGGCTCTCGGACACTGTTCTCCTTAAAGATGTGAGCGTGGACGCGGCGGCCGCCGGCATGAAGCAGATCCACAGGGGAATTCAGAAGCGCGTGAAAAGCGGCGCGCTCAGGCGCTTCGACGGCGAGGCGCTGTACGGCAAGGTGGTCCCCTGCGACGACTACTCGATGTTCAAAAATACCGGAATGGTAATCGAGGCGGTGTTCGAGGACCTGGGACTCAAGCAGCGCGTCCTGGCCGACGTGGAGGCCGCGACCGGTGATTCGTGCATATTCGCGTCGAACACCTCGGCGCTGCCGATAGGCGCGATCGCGGAAAAGGCGGCGCGTCCGCAGAACGTTATTGGCATGCATTACTTCAGCCCCGTGCCGCAGATGCCGCTCCTCGAGATCATCACCACCCCGAAGACGGCCGAGTGGGTCGTGTCCACGGCGCGCGACTATGGCACGAAACAGGGAAAGACCTGCATCGTGGTGAAGGACGGACCCGGCTTCTACACAACGCGCATTCTCGCCCCGCTTCTTAATGAGGCGGTGGTCCTGGTCGAGGAGGGCGCCGACATCCACGACATCGACCGGGCGATGCACCTGTTCGGCTATCCCGTGGGACCCATCACGCTTATCGACGAGGTGGGGATCGACGTGGGCGCGCACGTGTCGAAGGGACTGGGAGAGGCGTTTGCCTCGCGCGGAATGAAATCCTCCAGCGCGCTCCCCGCGCTCCTCGAAAAAGGTTACAAGGGCAAGAAGAACAAGAAGGGCTTCTATCGGTATGACGTTCCCAAGAAAAAGGGCGTTCGCGCATCGGACCCCGATATCTATCGCCTCGTGGGGAACGCGCCCAGAAAGAAATTCGATTTCGCCGAGATTCAGCAGCGTGTGAGCCTCATGATGGTGAACGAGGCGGCGCTCTGCCTGCAGGAGGGCATTATCGCGGGGCCGCGCGACGGCGACGTGGGTGCCATCCTGGGGCTGGGATTTCCGCCGTTCCGCGGGGGTCCCTTCCGCCATGTTGACAGTGCGGGCGCGGGCGAGATCGTGCGGATCATGAACGGTTACCAGGAACGGCTGGGGGCGCGCTTCGCACCCGCGAAAATCCTGGAGGACATGGCGGGGCAGAACAAAAAGTTTTATCCGTAG
- a CDS encoding acetyl-CoA C-acyltransferase, whose product MADRIAVIDGCRTPFQRSGTGFSDLMAWDVGRFAIQGVLAKSGVPAKEINHVIMGIVMTDVATTNVAREAMLGAGLSDTIPAHTCTVACISANMAITNAAAMIETGNADTVIAGGIESLSDVTIKVSKPYRKFILDLSMYKKPKGLIGKLKLLKGMKLRDFVTPEQPKVGEYSTGLTMGATAERLAKKMGISREEQDRYAARSHQRAVDAAKSGRARKEIIPVVVPGTARAVVTDNGPRADATAEKLGKLKPVFDRNNGSVTAGNSSFLTDGASAVILMRESRAKALGLKPLAFIKSYAYTSGDLWDELLLGPAYAIPKALDMAGVAFKDVGVFEIHEAFASQMLGVMRCLDSDSFAKDRLGKSGKVGEADMAKMNIFGGSLSLGHPFGATGGRLVTTCCNRLRDEGVQFGLIAGCGAGAIGGAILLENAG is encoded by the coding sequence ATGGCGGACAGGATCGCCGTAATTGACGGGTGCAGGACACCATTCCAGCGGTCGGGGACCGGATTCAGCGATTTGATGGCGTGGGACGTCGGCCGGTTCGCCATCCAGGGGGTCCTCGCGAAGAGCGGGGTCCCGGCGAAGGAGATCAACCATGTGATCATGGGAATAGTCATGACCGACGTCGCGACCACGAACGTTGCGCGCGAGGCGATGCTCGGGGCGGGGCTTTCCGATACCATACCCGCGCACACCTGCACGGTCGCGTGCATCTCGGCGAACATGGCGATCACCAACGCGGCCGCCATGATCGAGACCGGCAACGCTGACACGGTGATCGCGGGCGGGATAGAGAGCCTTTCCGACGTGACCATCAAAGTATCGAAGCCCTACCGGAAATTCATCCTTGACCTGAGCATGTACAAAAAGCCCAAGGGCCTGATCGGAAAGCTCAAGCTTCTCAAGGGCATGAAGCTGCGCGACTTCGTCACGCCGGAGCAGCCCAAGGTGGGGGAATACTCCACGGGGCTCACCATGGGCGCGACCGCCGAGCGGCTCGCCAAGAAGATGGGGATCTCGCGCGAGGAGCAGGACCGGTACGCGGCCCGCTCGCACCAGCGCGCCGTCGATGCGGCGAAGAGCGGCAGGGCGAGGAAGGAAATCATTCCCGTGGTGGTGCCGGGGACGGCCAGGGCCGTCGTGACGGACAACGGGCCGCGCGCCGACGCGACCGCGGAGAAGCTCGGGAAGCTCAAACCGGTGTTCGACCGGAATAACGGATCGGTAACCGCGGGCAATTCGTCCTTCCTCACCGACGGGGCGTCGGCCGTAATACTCATGCGCGAAAGCAGGGCGAAGGCCCTGGGACTGAAGCCCCTGGCCTTCATCAAAAGCTACGCCTATACGTCGGGAGACCTGTGGGACGAACTGCTGCTGGGTCCCGCCTACGCGATACCCAAGGCGCTCGACATGGCCGGGGTCGCGTTCAAGGATGTGGGCGTGTTCGAGATTCACGAGGCATTCGCCTCCCAGATGCTGGGCGTGATGCGCTGCCTCGATTCTGACTCCTTCGCGAAGGATCGGTTGGGCAAGAGCGGGAAGGTGGGCGAGGCCGACATGGCGAAGATGAATATTTTCGGCGGCTCGCTTTCGCTGGGGCATCCCTTCGGGGCGACGGGGGGACGGCTCGTCACTACGTGCTGCAACAGGCTCCGGGACGAGGGCGTGCAGTTCGGACTCATCGCCGGGTGCGGCGCGGGCGCCATCGGGGGCGCCATACTTCTTGAGAACGCGGGCTGA
- a CDS encoding TonB-dependent receptor has translation MMNLIARGMLAAVFILVCYAESTAQQQFSLSGKIFNGATGEPVENALLAVAEERTRVRSAADGSFTITVPAAGSYTIIIASETLKTVKTTVQIDGAVVRDFFMNPPVALGGLMVTGKRDIQKVARYTMTVQELKEVPASFGDSISALTSLPGVIRTTGGLFGPLVIRGGDFVGNNYFIDDIPILDPMHFGGLHSVINNSLMADIDLYASAFPAQFGSASAAVISINTVDNVQKFGGYTDLGLISASALIQAPIFRDSRGELHFAGPDDVFKEGDTMNAGYAIASGRVGYLSVFVPTIYKIITGNTISSVPEYWDYQYKMKYAFNSRHSLTLLLFGNSDYFTFIEKNELDPSQDPYFQGIEAKYDKQTHSQGIYYTWQPADSVTNKLIAYGSLMQSYQYFNLPAEGVGDAFKDFNVTSRPYVFGLKDKFKAGIIKNLLELRVGAQYNLYYFRAFGKTLTISNQTGAFDPGSDAFQPYPIDFTAINQTVGGYIETKLTIAGLTFLPGFRSDYLTRSGEVTYDPRGLLSYEFPTKTTVSIAGGKYSYFFQTNPMIFDQAPHITKIGRDLRSEKAIHRVAGIEQALGLWALKLESFYNDFYDIPLYYFHYKENGDASMGTNSGKIRAYGIEVMLRKDILENQNGFYGWINYTWTHSRYRSGLPTEDGVGDPRNLAGDAYGDQWVNYQYEQQHALKLVTGYKFGRSTLGAKFQLYSSLPYTPIVGGTQDTTYPGSGERWLPDYGRSYTRHFPIDHRLDIRYSYKNTKAWGYITWYIEIINIYNHRPESELKWDYRYDYQAGKNPHIIVNEDALTIIPNFGVEVKF, from the coding sequence ATGATGAACCTGATCGCACGCGGGATGCTCGCGGCCGTATTTATCCTGGTCTGCTACGCGGAATCGACCGCCCAGCAGCAATTCTCCCTCTCGGGGAAAATATTCAACGGCGCGACCGGCGAGCCGGTGGAAAACGCGCTCCTTGCGGTGGCGGAGGAGCGCACCCGCGTCCGCAGCGCCGCCGACGGCTCATTCACGATTACGGTACCCGCGGCCGGGAGCTATACGATCATCATCGCCTCCGAGACCCTCAAGACGGTCAAGACCACCGTGCAGATCGATGGGGCCGTTGTACGCGACTTCTTCATGAACCCGCCGGTCGCCCTGGGGGGGCTCATGGTGACCGGCAAGCGCGACATCCAGAAGGTCGCGCGCTATACCATGACCGTTCAGGAGCTCAAGGAGGTGCCCGCCTCGTTCGGCGACTCGATATCGGCGCTTACGTCGCTGCCCGGGGTCATTCGCACGACAGGGGGGCTCTTTGGGCCGCTCGTGATCCGCGGGGGCGATTTCGTAGGAAACAACTATTTTATCGACGACATACCTATTCTCGATCCCATGCATTTCGGCGGTCTGCACTCGGTCATTAACAACAGCCTCATGGCCGACATCGACCTCTATGCATCCGCGTTCCCGGCGCAGTTCGGTTCTGCGTCCGCGGCTGTTATCAGCATCAACACGGTCGACAATGTGCAGAAGTTCGGCGGTTATACGGACCTGGGGCTCATATCCGCGAGCGCGCTCATACAGGCGCCTATATTCCGTGACAGCAGGGGCGAGCTGCATTTTGCAGGACCGGACGACGTCTTTAAAGAAGGCGATACAATGAACGCAGGCTATGCGATCGCCTCGGGGAGAGTGGGCTATCTTTCGGTTTTCGTGCCCACAATCTATAAAATAATAACCGGCAATACGATATCCTCCGTGCCCGAGTACTGGGACTACCAATACAAGATGAAATACGCGTTCAACAGCAGGCACTCGCTCACGCTCCTCCTGTTTGGCAATAGTGATTACTTCACTTTTATCGAGAAAAACGAATTAGATCCCTCACAGGACCCTTACTTCCAGGGGATCGAGGCGAAGTACGATAAACAGACCCACAGCCAGGGTATCTATTATACCTGGCAGCCTGCGGATAGCGTGACGAACAAGCTTATCGCATACGGATCGCTCATGCAGAGCTATCAGTATTTCAATCTGCCGGCAGAGGGTGTAGGGGATGCGTTTAAGGATTTCAATGTAACCTCCCGCCCCTACGTCTTCGGGTTAAAAGACAAATTCAAGGCGGGAATAATTAAAAACCTGCTTGAGCTCCGTGTTGGCGCGCAATATAATCTCTACTATTTCAGGGCGTTCGGTAAAACGCTCACCATAAGCAACCAAACGGGCGCATTTGATCCGGGCAGCGATGCGTTCCAGCCATATCCCATCGATTTTACCGCGATCAATCAGACCGTTGGCGGCTATATTGAAACGAAACTAACGATTGCCGGCCTTACATTCCTGCCGGGTTTCCGCTCGGATTACCTGACCCGCTCCGGGGAAGTTACCTACGACCCCCGCGGTTTGCTCTCCTATGAATTTCCCACCAAGACCACGGTCTCGATTGCCGGGGGGAAATACAGCTATTTTTTCCAGACAAATCCCATGATATTCGACCAGGCGCCGCACATCACGAAGATCGGCAGAGACCTCCGTTCGGAAAAGGCCATCCACCGCGTTGCGGGCATCGAGCAGGCGTTGGGGCTCTGGGCATTAAAGCTTGAGAGCTTCTATAATGACTTTTACGATATCCCGCTGTATTATTTCCATTATAAAGAAAACGGCGATGCCTCGATGGGAACCAACAGCGGTAAAATCAGGGCCTATGGAATCGAGGTGATGCTGCGGAAGGACATTCTTGAGAATCAAAACGGGTTCTACGGCTGGATTAATTATACGTGGACGCACTCGCGGTACAGATCTGGCCTCCCGACGGAGGATGGCGTGGGAGATCCCCGTAACCTAGCGGGGGATGCCTACGGTGATCAGTGGGTGAACTATCAGTACGAGCAGCAGCATGCCCTCAAGCTTGTTACGGGGTACAAGTTCGGCAGAAGCACCCTCGGGGCGAAGTTCCAGCTCTATTCCTCGCTCCCCTATACGCCGATCGTCGGCGGGACCCAGGACACGACCTATCCAGGGTCCGGCGAACGATGGCTGCCCGATTACGGCCGGTCGTATACCCGGCATTTCCCGATAGATCACAGGCTCGACATTCGCTATAGCTATAAAAACACCAAGGCTTGGGGATATATTACCTGGTATATCGAGATTATAAATATCTACAACCACAGACCGGAGAGCGAGCTGAAGTGGGATTATCGTTATGATTACCAGGCCGGTAAAAATCCCCATATCATAGTGAACGAAGATGCCCTTACCATCATCCCCAACTTCGGGGTGGAAGTGAAATTTTAG
- a CDS encoding TonB family protein, translated as MVLSIRDILLQMVKALGLFRFCLLFSLGLHLVVYASYFIATLPYGHEVSSDEIKMEDVDVDFTDIPPRLLGGESDPAPVEKQEWIEGTSKTAADPLDEELNVNALSGTGTDKEGYLYSFNGDRPPTPIIDFDLKQFFPKEARWANITQKVVVVRVQVDERGSLVSARVVSAKAGYGFDEAAIRIVHLAKFAPGYQKGRPVKMNHRLPITFLLED; from the coding sequence ATGGTACTCAGCATCCGCGACATTCTGTTGCAAATGGTAAAAGCCCTGGGGCTCTTCCGCTTCTGCCTTCTTTTCTCCCTGGGACTGCACCTCGTGGTGTACGCCTCCTATTTTATAGCAACCCTCCCCTACGGGCACGAGGTGAGCTCGGACGAGATCAAAATGGAGGACGTCGACGTCGATTTCACCGATATCCCCCCGCGTCTCCTGGGAGGGGAGAGCGACCCGGCCCCCGTCGAAAAACAGGAGTGGATCGAGGGCACCAGCAAGACCGCGGCCGATCCCCTGGACGAGGAGCTCAATGTGAACGCCCTTTCCGGGACCGGCACCGATAAGGAGGGCTATCTCTATTCCTTCAACGGCGACCGTCCGCCTACGCCCATAATCGACTTCGATCTGAAGCAATTCTTCCCCAAGGAGGCGCGCTGGGCGAATATTACGCAGAAGGTCGTGGTCGTGCGCGTGCAGGTGGACGAAAGGGGAAGCCTGGTGAGCGCGCGCGTCGTCTCGGCAAAGGCGGGCTATGGGTTCGACGAGGCCGCGATCCGTATCGTACACCTCGCGAAGTTCGCGCCGGGTTACCAGAAGGGGCGGCCCGTGAAGATGAACCACCGGCTCCCCATCACTTTCTTACTGGAAGATTGA
- a CDS encoding biopolymer transporter ExbD: protein MAFQTGDDDEISNINITPMVDVMLVLLVIFMVTANFLKKESVNINLPKVAASDPNVAESMQVSLTRDGKLLLEGLETDAERLGMALARESKYRPNMRVTVSADESLSYGTIASVMGIIRNSGVTKIALSVKR, encoded by the coding sequence ATGGCGTTTCAAACAGGCGACGACGACGAAATAAGCAATATCAATATCACCCCCATGGTGGACGTGATGCTGGTCCTCCTCGTGATATTCATGGTGACCGCGAACTTTTTAAAGAAGGAATCGGTCAATATAAACCTGCCCAAGGTGGCGGCGTCGGACCCCAATGTGGCGGAGTCGATGCAGGTCTCGCTTACCAGGGACGGCAAGCTCCTGCTCGAGGGGCTCGAGACCGACGCGGAGCGTCTTGGAATGGCGCTTGCGCGCGAATCGAAATACCGGCCCAACATGCGCGTCACGGTGTCGGCGGACGAAAGCCTCTCCTACGGCACGATCGCGAGCGTGATGGGGATCATCCGCAATTCCGGGGTGACCAAGATCGCCCTCTCGGTTAAGCGTTAG
- a CDS encoding MotA/TolQ/ExbB proton channel family protein yields MLLLVDLGETFIFLMLGFASVLALAVGLERALVFKRHTSKDAELFMHGLVARLRAHDTAGAMEYSKSEARNIYSRFAEFTMEHYQQCHDGIGDLMQGKIISEKIVLEKRLIILNTLGNNAPFIGLLGTVLGVIKAFQGLGTLGATGAEVVMRSISSALLATAAGLFVAIPVVMANNYFSRKVKIILQNLEILSREFLASYTHGKKKSCL; encoded by the coding sequence ATGCTGCTACTAGTCGATTTGGGTGAGACCTTTATATTCCTCATGCTCGGTTTCGCGAGCGTACTCGCGCTCGCCGTGGGGCTGGAGCGCGCCCTCGTATTCAAGCGCCATACCTCGAAGGACGCCGAGCTTTTCATGCACGGGCTCGTCGCGAGACTGCGTGCGCACGATACGGCCGGCGCCATGGAGTACTCGAAATCGGAAGCCAGGAACATCTACTCCCGCTTCGCGGAATTCACCATGGAGCATTACCAGCAGTGCCACGACGGCATAGGCGACCTGATGCAGGGAAAGATAATCTCCGAGAAGATCGTCCTGGAAAAACGGCTCATTATCCTGAACACCCTGGGCAACAACGCGCCCTTCATAGGTCTGCTGGGCACGGTGCTCGGGGTGATCAAGGCGTTCCAGGGACTCGGGACGCTCGGCGCAACCGGCGCCGAGGTGGTAATGCGCAGCATTTCTTCCGCGCTGCTCGCGACGGCGGCGGGGCTCTTCGTCGCGATCCCGGTGGTCATGGCGAACAATTACTTCTCGCGCAAGGTGAAGATCATCCTCCAGAACCTGGAGATCCTCTCGCGGGAATTCCTGGCGAGCTACACGCACGGCAAGAAGAAATCCTGCCTTTGA